Proteins from a single region of Undibacterium sp. KW1:
- a CDS encoding amino acid ABC transporter substrate-binding protein, translating to MQAHSIRKLTVMLSMAAISISNSAMAGETLERITRSGRIVLATREASIPFSYKDNHGKPLGYTVDICLKLVDAIRLQLKRPDLRIEYMQVTPSSRFKAITDGQADLECGPTTNTTERRALVGFTIANFIASAKMLVKKDSGIRNWADLRNKTIVTTAATTNAKSIAERNDVGALRITLLEAKDDLESFHQVETSKADAFAMDDVLLYGLKAMSAHPADYQVVASPLTVEPYAIMFSKNDIELKKLMDAEMARIIYNGDVEKLYKKWFNNPIPPSGVNLDMPMNALLRNSFQFPSDKVAD from the coding sequence ATGCAGGCCCACTCTATCCGAAAACTGACAGTCATGTTGTCGATGGCCGCTATCAGCATCAGCAACTCAGCAATGGCGGGCGAAACACTGGAACGTATCACCCGCAGTGGCAGGATAGTGCTGGCAACCAGGGAGGCGTCGATTCCTTTCTCATACAAAGACAATCATGGCAAACCCCTGGGTTATACCGTAGATATCTGCCTCAAGCTGGTCGATGCCATCAGGCTGCAACTGAAGCGGCCTGATTTGCGCATAGAATATATGCAGGTCACGCCGTCCAGCCGTTTCAAGGCCATCACTGATGGTCAGGCGGATCTGGAATGCGGGCCTACCACCAACACCACAGAGCGGCGTGCGCTGGTGGGTTTTACGATTGCGAATTTTATTGCCAGCGCAAAGATGCTGGTGAAAAAAGATTCTGGCATACGCAACTGGGCAGACTTGCGCAACAAGACTATCGTCACCACGGCGGCCACCACCAATGCCAAATCGATTGCTGAACGCAATGACGTGGGTGCCTTGCGCATCACCCTGCTGGAAGCGAAGGATGACCTGGAATCTTTTCACCAGGTAGAAACCAGCAAGGCCGATGCCTTTGCGATGGATGATGTCTTGCTGTATGGCCTCAAGGCCATGTCCGCTCACCCGGCAGACTATCAGGTCGTCGCCAGCCCGCTAACGGTGGAGCCGTATGCCATCATGTTTTCCAAAAACGATATCGAACTCAAGAAGCTCATGGATGCAGAAATGGCCAGGATCATTTATAACGGCGACGTTGAAAAGCTGTACAAGAAATGGTTCAACAATCCCATCCCGCCATCTGGTGTGAACCTGGATATGCCGATGAATGCACTATTGCGAAATTCGTTTCAGTTTCCGTCTGATAAGGTGGCGGATTGA
- a CDS encoding gamma-glutamyl-gamma-aminobutyrate hydrolase family protein gives MTSSPPPRIGITPDRSAAASDIEALFFVRRNYCAAISDNGGVPLVLPYDMDAVETYLDQIDGLLITGGMFDVNPALYGMPARYPEKMALKEDRTAFEQAMLRAAIARDMPVLGICGGMQLIAVEMGAKLHQHIPSDITTGIEHKQAEDCDLASHAIYIHQDSKLHEIMGVSRCEVNSLHHQSVFGPTDQVKIAAIADDGVVEAIEVPSLSFCMGVQWHPEYRVNAGEKNLFTALLAAARESAARKLIAITA, from the coding sequence ATGACAAGCTCTCCACCGCCCCGCATAGGTATCACCCCCGACCGCAGCGCTGCCGCAAGCGATATTGAAGCCCTGTTCTTTGTGCGCCGCAATTATTGCGCGGCAATCAGTGACAATGGTGGCGTGCCGCTGGTGCTGCCCTATGACATGGATGCGGTAGAGACTTACCTCGACCAGATCGATGGCTTGCTCATCACCGGCGGCATGTTCGATGTCAACCCTGCCCTGTACGGCATGCCCGCCCGCTATCCTGAAAAAATGGCACTCAAAGAAGACCGCACCGCCTTTGAACAAGCCATGCTGCGTGCTGCCATTGCACGTGACATGCCAGTGTTGGGCATCTGTGGCGGCATGCAATTGATTGCTGTTGAGATGGGCGCAAAGCTGCACCAGCACATCCCTTCTGATATTACCACCGGCATAGAACACAAGCAGGCTGAAGATTGCGATCTGGCCAGCCATGCCATCTACATCCATCAGGACAGCAAACTGCACGAGATTATGGGTGTCAGTCGCTGTGAGGTTAACAGCCTGCATCACCAGTCAGTCTTTGGCCCCACGGATCAAGTCAAGATTGCCGCAATTGCCGACGATGGCGTGGTCGAAGCCATAGAAGTGCCGTCGCTGTCGTTTTGCATGGGCGTGCAATGGCACCCTGAATACCGGGTTAATGCCGGCGAAAAAAACCTGTTCACTGCCCTGCTTGCAGCGGCGAGAGAAAGTGCTGCACGTAAGCTGATTGCTATCACCGCCTGA